ggtgggagccaccgcgcctgcccaagatcataatttttaaaaagaaaaaaacttttttgagaCAACTGGAGAAAATACTAACTTAATATTCGATAATATTTGATAATtactgtgattattattattattatttttgagacggagtctcgctcttgttgcccaggctggagagcaatggtgcaatctcggctcaccgcaacctctgcctcccaggttcaaacgattcttccgcctcagcctcctgaggagctgggattacaggcatagccagcagcccgactaattttgtatttttagtagagacagggtttctccatgttggtcaggctggtcgcaaactcccaacctcaggtgatctgcccgcctcagcctcccaaagtgttgggattataggcatgagccactgcgcctggcctgtgatTATTAATATAATGGTATTGTAATtgttaaaacaaagaaacaaaataagaacTTGTATTTGCTAGAGACGTATATTAAGAATTATGAATGAAATGATATAATGTCTGGAATTGTCACAAAATATTACAGTTGAgagatataaatgaaataaaattggcTATGTGTTAAAAACTgctgactgggtgtggtggctcacacctgtaatcccagcactttgggaggccgaggcaggtggatcacttgaggctaggagttcaagaccagcctggccaacatggcaaaaccccgtctctactaaaaatacaaaaattagctgggcgtggtggcacatgcctgtagtcctagctacctgggtggttgaggcatgaaaattgcttaaaccaggaaggcagaggctgcaatgagccaagataacCCCACTACACTCtatcttgggtgacagagcaagaccctgtctcaaaaaaaaaaaaaaaaaaaaattgttgacgGTCTTTCCTGTAGGAGATaccttacaaagaaaaaaaaaatcagtgaagctTGGTAATGGGGGTTTATTATACTTATCCCAACTTCTGAATATTGCTTAAATTATCCATAATAAAGCATTTAAAAGATACATATTTACAATTGCTTGCACATGCATAGAATAGCTCTTGATGGCTACATAAGAAatgtggctgggcttggtggctcactcctgtaatcccagcactttgggaggccgaggcaggcagatcacttgaggtcaggagtgcaagaccagcctggccaacatgatgaaatcctgtctctactaaaaatacaaaaattagccaggtgtggtggcgcacacctgtaatcccaaatactcgggagggtgaggcaggagaattacttgagcccaggaggcggaggttgcagtgagctgagattgagccactgcactccagcctgggcgacagagtgagactccatctcaaaaaaaagaaaaaaaaaagtataattctGTTTCCCTCTAAGGAGAACTAGATGGAAGAGGATACGGGTAAAaggcaggctcttttttttcccccagactcTTCTTTTTGAAAGTAGGTTCTAGAGCAAAAGGGTAACAGCAACAGACCACCACCACTGGTGCTTAGTAGATGCATATTAAAAAGCATCAtctttttttgagagaaattAATGTAAGCCCTGTTGATCGATGGAATTTAGTTCAGAGTCTCAATCCCACATGGAGttagaataaaactgaaaacacaCTCGAATTTCTCATCCCTAATCCAGCCCCAGTAACATTCACCTTCACTTACAAGTTCTTGCCTCTTAATACAGAGGCACATTTCATCACATAAAGGTAAAAACCAAAAAAGTATACTCCTTGAGATTGTATTAAGCTTCTAGGCTCAATCCAGTACAACAATGAGCAGGAGCCAGGTATTTACCTCCCACTGGTAGCAAACCAGGTGAAATCAAGAAACCTGACATATAGGGGAAACAGAAAAACACCTTTTGTGAGCAGAGGTGGTATGACCAGGGCCTGGTAAGCACTCCTGGGAGAGTACTATTTTCATTGATCAGTTTCACTGGTTTCTAATGTAATAACTTTTGCAGGTATAAAATCCTGCCTGGTATAAACTCTTGCCTGGTATAAAATCCTGCCTGGCATAAAAAAGTTGGGTAAATTAAGCGTAGGTAGGCTTGCTTGAAGACAGAAATGCATTCATTTGCAGAAGCAATGCATTACAGCCCTTTACTGTGGTTCATGTGTATTCTGAGTACAAGGAAGTAATGAAGGCTGCCACCCACCTTGATTCTTGTCATCTGGCTCAGGGTCCGGTTTCAGTCTTTTCACACTGTTGCCACTCTCTGAGCTGTAACAAAACACATGGTGACTTGAGCCATGTCCAATCCTGCGGATCAAAGCTTAGGGAATCAGGAGCTCCAATAACTATTTATATGGGTCTTAGGCAGTCTCAAGAGGCTGGGatgataaaaatgaatgaaaagtatTCATTTCAGATTCTTAATCTCCTTCCAATTGCATCATTAGTCATAAAGACAATTTAAACTCCTGACAAATCCAGGAAATAAAGCACTGTATCAAGCATCACTTCAACTTCAGATTCTTGGCCGTCTTTATCACTCAAATTGGTTAGAACCACAGATGGATTTCAAGAATATTTAGACATGTTCATAAATGACAAACATTTAGTAATTACAGATTGAACAAAACATCTTTAGTGACATGCTAGAGATTCTGAGAGTCACCCAGAAGATTTTCACTAAAAGAATGTATAAGGAATGTAtttcaatgaagaaagaaatgatcCCAGAAGGAAGGGATCCCAGAAGGAAGGGGTGGTGAACAAATAAACTggcaaatacaaatataaatctaAACAAATACTGTATCAAAAAATAATGTCTAGTTTGTGGTATTCAACAGACCATACTGAAGTCACCTCTAAGACTGGGGACATTACTGTGTGTATGTACTAGTTGGTATTTTCTTGCAGGGAGTGCACAGCAGGTTCCATTTAAGACTTATGTGGGAggcccgggtgcggtggctcacgcctgtaatcccagcactttgggaggccaagacagacggatcacctgaggtcaggtgtttgacaccagcctggccaacatggtgaaaccctgtctctacaaaaaatacaaaattagccaggcaaggtggtgcatgcctgtaatcccagctagttgggaggctgaggcaggagaatcgcttgaacccgggaggcacaggagccaagatcgcgccattgcactccagcctgggcaacaagagtgaaactccagctcaaaaaaaaaaaaaaaaaagaaaaagaaagaaaagaaaaagaaaaaagaatcagagtatacaaaaccacaatgcaattaaGTTGGAAATCAATGACAAAAGAGAAACATATTTTGCAGCCTCTAAGACactgttatatatacatatatatatatcatcataAGGTGTTAAAACGTGTGTGGCGAGGGGGAAGGCTTATCTTCCCCCTCACTGAAATATGGTTGTTACCTCAAtatggagatttaaaaaatacatttctaaataattcctgagtcaaagaagaaatcataatggatattttaaaatacttagaaggaaatataaaacttatatacAATGAAAGttaaggaaaatttatagcttcAGATGCTTATAACTAAAAAGGCTGCACATTCATGAACTAGGTATCTGACAGTTTTTtctaacaataaataaaagaataaactagAAGAGAGTAAAGAATATTCCTTTGAAGAAGGTAAGAAATTGCTGCTTGTTTTGTTCTTATGCTTCATGACATATACATGCCAATGGCTTCCAGACCTTCACCAGGCAGCAGAATCACTCATGGAACTTTGAAAACTACGACTCCCAGACTTCACTTCAAACTTACTGAACCAGAATTAGTGCGAGGCCTGCGAATACAAATTATTAACAAActtccaggtgattccaataAACTCAGGGTCGGACAGATTAGGAACTCCTGCCCCAGGAGACTACCTTACTACACAAAGAAACATTAAATGATGTTGTTTCAAAACCCAAAAGGGGTTATATGCAGGTCACCAAATACGCTACTACAGAGCCTTTTCTAAAGGTGATCTAAGAACTAAGGGAAACAGTTACAACACCCATTCTGTGACCACCAAGAGCAGTCTCAAGGGATAACAAATTGATCACCTGGAGAGCCCTCCCTTGGCATATTCCAGTAAAACTGACCCAGGTCCAAATCCTGTGAGTCCCTAGTCTTGCAGGAAAGCTTATGTGAGAACTTGAAAGGAATAATTCATGGTTTGGGTAGCGAGCCCTTCTCAGGATAACTCCTCCCCTCTGTTGCTATACCAGCATGACATTTTTACATGTAGGCAGTGTTCCTAAGAACATCTGCAGCAGATGGGTGGTGTGCCAAACCACAAGACTGCATCAATACACTCCCTTCAAAACATATGGCTGGTTGCCAATATATCATATTGATTTTCCTAATAGACTGCACTTAAACTTATCATTTCGCCAACAGTCTGTTGGGTCAGATCGAAATTACCAGATTCAATCACTCTGATGACATTTCAGGATTTGGAAAGGGAGGAGCAAACATAGCAAAGAACTTATCATAGCCTTGAGACAGTGCTATCACTTCCACATCAATCTAAACCTAGCCACAGCCAGGTCTGTAACCCTGCCAGGGCTGCCATGTTCTTTCAGGACAGGATGCCTTTGCAGCAGCTATTCCCTCTGCTTAGACTGTTCTCTCACTTGTTGCTTGTCAAAGCCCTAGTTGTCCTACCTAATCAGCATCTTTCCAATGGTTTCCCCCAACCTCCCCAACATGAAGATGCACACAACACCCTCCCAGCAGCATTGTATGCTCCTTCTCCTTGCTCTCAGTACACCCTACACAGATCCTTTCACAAGACTCACTACCTCATTTTTCTAGACAGAAGCCCAAATAATGAACTCTAGCTCTCTATTTCTCTATGATCTTGCACAAAGAAGGGTCTCAAactctcaaactcttggtcttcTCATCTACAAAACAGGGATTATAATTGTACTTCATAGGGCTGTTGAAGAACACATGAGATTATGCACAGGAAGCACTTAACACAATGCCTGGTGTGGCAGATCCCCACTGAAGAGTAgctattatttatatttgttgaataagtgatcAGAGAGACGAGGGTCAAAGCCTATACAAGGCCCCAAATCTGGAAAGGGAGAGATACGTGAGCACACCAAGGGAACTTCACCAGGACTCACGCGAGGCAAGCGTTGGCTCTGGCTTCCATTACAAGTGGTGTTTCAGAGTACACGGTCAGAGAGAAATCTGAGTTGTGTGAGTGCTGACTAACCTCTTATGCTTCACAGCTCCTGCCAACAGCTTCGCCTGGGAGAACTTGTTCTTGGTTTCTATAGGCTTCACAGTCAGTTTCTTTTCCACTTCCTTCTTGTTCTCTTGAGAAATTCCAACCTTCTTGAGGTTATTGTGAGTTACCAGTTAAGGGTCAAACTAAGCAAAAGGGAAGACAACAAATATAACCCACTAGCCCTTCGGCTGTGCTATGTAATGTCTGGCctacttatttaaataaatgccCCACCCTTCTTTATTCTGCCAGTCAAATCCAGCCAATTCAAAGATAAATGAAAGAGACCATGGAGGAAGACAGCATATAAAGCCCAAAATAATACAGATAAGCAACCTTTTCCTCTGATTCTCAATGAAAATCTGAGCATAGCCACAAAACCCACTATTACCAAGGACATGGCCAATATCATGCTTGATGAGGAAAACAGATCTTaaggaatataaagaaaacagaaaaaaaatgtgacttCCCTGAAAACATGCTTCCCCCTTCAAGGGTTAAATCAAATTTTGCAGAATGTTGTTCTGACTATCAGTGGCAATTAATCTTAAACATCACAAAGACTAACTCCTGCTCCACTGGTGCAAGGAAACATCAGAATCACCCCAAGGCTCATTAAACATGTCAAGTCCCTCCCTGCCCCAAACCTACTGAATGAGACCTCTAGAGGCCTGGGAGTTTGTTTTAAACACTCTCTGAAGGTGattttacacttgatcttagccaaaaggccaagaaacaATCAAAGGTGATTTTAATGAGAAATCCTGTGCATATATACAAGAActgaaaagctatttttaaaagcatgaccAGTTCGCTTGTAACATCAGTTTTTCGTTCTTGATGCCAATCTCTGGCTCTCAACTTTTTACTCTTTTGAAGTGAAGAAAGGCCCCATATTTTTGTCGGGGAGGTCACTTTCACTTGTTCCCTCCACcagccctccctcctctccctccacttCTCCCTCCGTTTTATGCTGTCTCTTGAAACGTCTTAGACAACAGATAAGTATTCTGACACAGTGCAAGTCCTTATTTAAGATGCACTAGTGCCTGGAACAATAGTGACATCTAGTGCCCAGGAAATCTAAGAAGCATGAATTATCAGCCCAAAGAGGTGGGTGGAAGTAGAGGATGTATGGTTAAGGTTATTTGTCTATGCGTCTTTGAACAATGGAGAAAATCCTAAGATTTTCCAGAAATCCTAAGGTTCTAATTCTAATCACTCTCCAGGCAACTAACTCTGTTCTTATGGGCACAAGTTACCTTAAATATTTGCAGTATGCAATGGAAATTAGATATAATGCTTAGTACTATTATGAGTTTAATGAATTTAATGTTTTTAGGGTCATCATGGAAATAATGTTAATactcatttttatttacaaaaaaatagattggccaggcacagtggctcatgcctgtaatcctagcaccttgggaggccgaggtgggcagatcaactgaggtcgggagttcaagaccagcctgaccaacatggagaaaccctgtctctactaaaaagacaaaaaattagctgggtgtggtggcacattcctgtaatcccagctactcgggaggctgagccaggagaatcgcttgaacccaggagggagaggttgtggtgagctgagatcgtgccaccgcactccagcctgggtaacaagagcgaaactgtctcaaaaaaaaaaaaaaaaaagatttcatctTTCTAGGAGagaatgccaaaaaaaaattagcatgttgtgatttttttatcTGCAACTCCATCATTAGGAGACAGAAGTTCTCAAAACTctcaatattaaatattaaaaaataaaacaaaaatggaaaaaaaccacaacaaaagcatgtatatatttatacattatttataCCACAACATAGACAAAACCcaacatttaactttttattcttttgaaatgaagaaaagtcCTAACCTTTTAGGGGTAGGGGGTGTTAATAATCTTATTTTTGATCCGCAAAGTACAAGCAATTTTTCCTTCTTAAGCCCCTCTTCTcccaaaatgctttaaaaacacaaacacacctcAAAAATCTCAAGAAATTCATTAGATCAGCATTCTCTTAAAATTGCACCGTTTTTTAACATACACAATACTGCTAAATACTGGTTTAACCTGAGACGAAACAAGAGTTCTGTTATTTACATGGTTTAAACCACAGCTTATTTGTATTCAGAAGTATCCTATTATACAACATATCATATAGTAATCAAGCAAAGCCAAGAAACAGTTCCTAACTTAGAGCTTCAATAAACAAATGTCTAATCCTTCAATTCCTATCTCAACATGTCTCTGGCTACTTGCATGCTTGGGATTAGTATATTAGATGTCAGTGAGTTGGAAGGCCtgcttttcttcagtttttctagACAGAACTTTCCAAGTTTCCAGTTAAAGCCCTTATCCCTGGAGCCTCATTGTACTGCAATGTTACCAGGACACAAAGGTTTCTTTTGTCTCACTGCTGCCctgttcattctttccttttaattgaAAACCAAAGGGCATCTCACACTCAACAGCACTTCTCCCCAGATGCTGCTCTGGGGGACACCATATGTCTTATTTGCTAGTCTaccaatataaaacaaaatatcattCAAGTGAGAAGTGTAATGAATGTATTTCCTTAGAGGAAAAAGCTTGGTGTCTGAAACAACACAATATGGGTATCTGCCTATCTCTACAAATGAACACATATTATTTTGGGGTCATCAGGGTCAGGGAAGGGGGAGTTCAGAATAATCAGCCTCAATCCTACAGTTGAGATTGAGGTATAACTTCCCATGAGCTTCTATCTCCATGTTGCACCTAAATGCCAGTAACAGAACTGGGACTGGAAGCCAGGTCTTTTCCTACCAGTTCTGATGTAAATCAATTCCCAGGGAATCAGGGAATCTGTCCATGTCTTCTCCCATataacgcttttttttttttttttttaagataaagtcttgctctgtccccagcctggagtacagtagcgtgaCCTCGGcgcactgcaatctccaccttccaggttcaagcgattctcctgcctcaggcgcctgagtagttgggattacaggcacaagccaccatgcccggctaatttttgtatttttagcagagacggggtttcaccattttggccaggctggtctcaaactcctgacctcaagcgatcctcctgcctcggcctcccaaagtgctggaatcaaaggcgtgagccactgtgtccaggcCTCCCACGTAACTCTTAAAATGGAATGTGCTGCACATTCTCTGCAAGAAAATACCAACtagtacatatacacagtaatgTCGTCCATCTTAGATGTGAAGCCTGTTGGATTACACCAGTGATGTTACTCAACATATAAGCTTGAAATATCCAAATAAGCTTCCTCACATGAAGATAAATGGTCCTATTAATATCTCCTAtgaatcatttattaatttattcacatatttactgagaatctactatatgccaggcactggggaaatCAGAAGTGACCAAGTCAGATAGTCTTTTTTCTTATGGAGCTCATTTACTTTACATTCTAGCAGGAAAGAGATAAACAAACCAGTAggcaaataaataaagacaacttTCAGATAGTGACAAATCTATAAAAATGATATTacttgctgggtgcggtggcttacgcctgtaatccctgcactttgggatgctggagtgggcggatcacctgaggtaaccagttcgagaccagcctgaccaatatgatgaaaccccgtctctactaaaaatacaagaattagctgggcgtggtggcatgcacctgtaatcccagctacttgggaggctgagacaggagaatcgcttgaacccgggaggcggaggttgcagagacgagatcgcgccactgcagtccagcctgggcaacaagagagaaactccatctcaaaaaaaaaaattgatattacCGACAGCAATTTTAGGTGGGGTGCTTAGGGAAGGTCTCTAAAAGGGAGAGCTGAGCAGAGGGCTGAGCTGTGAAATGCCTCTTGCAAAATCTGAGGGCAGAACATTTTGGGCTGAGGAAACAGCAAGTCTGAGGCCCTGAGATTGACTCAGAAAGCATGGTGAAAGAGAACATAAAGAAGGCCAGCAGGCTGCAGTACAGTCAACATGAGAAAGAGTGGCTTCAAGATGCAAGAAGGAGGCGGGTTGGCCTAAATAATGTAGAACCTTCTACGGCCTGATACAGAGTAAGACTTTAGTCTAAATGTAAGGGGAACCCACTAGAGTGTTTCAAATAGAAAAGTGACATGATGCCATGTATGGTTTTTAAAGTTCCCTTTCTTGTCTGAGGAATAGATTATTGAGGATGAGAGCAGAAACAAACCAATTAGATGGTCACAGGAGTCCAGAAGAAAGTCTACTACTGCTACAGTAGCAGTAGATACCAACAATTCAAGAGATTTGGAGTACGTTTTGGAAACAGTTCTTGGCCCAGGCACCTGGAGGCACAGGACTACCAGCTACTGGGACTGGGAGgaccagaaaaagaagagactTTGGGGAAGGGCAGTGTGATAAGAGTGGGGGTGATGTGGCACAGTATTGAGAATTTTGATTCAGCCAAGTTTCATTTGGGATGTCTATGAAGACATTCAAGTGGATGACCAAAAGGCAACATTGATCCAGAGCAAAGTCATCTTTGCTGCTTTCTCAGCCCTTCTATCAGGACAGGGCATGCTATACCACTAGAGAACATCTTACTAAGAATATAGGAAAGTTGCTAAACATGTTCTTTTAAAACTCAGAGGCCAATTTCTCCCCTGGATGAAGCTGACTGCCCTGCCCACCTGTGTCAGAGTCTAATCCCAGTACTAGCAGGATTGATGCCTTGAGTTAACCCTAAGAAGGATGTGGACTTTTGACTATAACACTCTTGCACACAACACAAACTCCACAAACCACTACCAGCTTTTCAGAATCACAGGAATATCAGTGTTCAAAGGGACTTGAGAGATCACCAGGTAGAaaaaaccctctttctgttgatGAGGAGACAACATCCATAGATGCTGATGAGAAAATGGACACCTTACAGGTTTTCCTCCAAGTACAAAGGATATTCTGTATTCCTTCAGTTCTTTCAGTTCTTCTTCTCTTCGTTGCTTTTCTATTAGTTCCTGCTGTCGAGAAACCTCATCAAGGAAGTTGGTCTCATCTTCATCTAAGCCTCTTACCATGTTTTCTGAGGAAATAATTAAACAAGGAACACTTAGCAGgctaaagggaaaaataagatttttcctttcccctttttaaataaacagcaGATTCTTcaggggattaaaaaaaaaagaactggtaaATACCATGGCGTTTCAATAGATAACagggcattaaaaaaaacaaggcaTTTTTTCCCATTACTAAATATTACCATAGAATTAAAATGGGTGTTTTGAGCtctaaacaaaaatattcaatgtGGTCTAGAAGGCTGAAGGCTGTCTCTTTTCCACCAAATAAGCATCTGGAGACTCGAAAATCAAGACAATTCCACGGCTAGTTAGGAAAAGTGCTGCACAAGGCAAAAGTGCATCAAAAATACCCCACAGAGCCCCTTGAACTCTCTGTTTTCTGAAGCTTACTGAATTTGAACTGTTCCTCGTACTCCTGCTGCTTCCTATCCTTCTGTTCCTGTAGCCTTTCATATAGAGATCGAGGGTCATAAACCTCCTCTGGACATTctgaaaggaaaaggagaggggagagaggtggACGGGGAGGAGATATATACTTCAGattgttttcatattattttggAATCACAAAAGGTTTTAAAGACAAAGTCAAGTCTCTGCATGATCTGAGGGTGTGGATAACACAAAAATAGTACAAAGTCCAGTTTCCCTTTGGACCTCAGAGAGGGGCCACCAGTTCTCAAAGCCAACTATCAATGTCAATAGCGCCCATGGCCTGAGACAGTTAACTGATTGAGGGGCCAGCCCAAACCCTCCACAGCAGCAGTGTTCTCAGTTGTTCAGACCATGGATCCACCTGTATAGATGGAGGAGAGGAGCAGAATCTCTTGGAAGGAAGTGTGGTAGGCAGAAAAGGAGCAGGATGTGAGTATGCTGGCTCTGCTCCCAGCTGTGCAGGACCTTACATAGGTGACTTCGCCCCCGAGTCTCAGTTCCTCAACTCTAAAGTAAGgacaattggccaggcatggtggctcacacctgtaatcccagcactttgggaggccgaggcaggagcatggcttgagctcaggagtttggaaccagcctggccaacagatgaaactccatctctaccaaaaatacaaaaattagccaggcgtggtggctggtgcctgtaatcccaactactacgaaggctaaggtaggagaatctcctgagcctgggaggcagaggttgcagtgagccaagatcgtgccactgcactccagcctgggcaacagagtgagactccgtctcaaaaaaataaataaataaaaccaagtgAGGACAATTAATACCTACTCTGCAGGGTTGCTGTGTGGATTAAAGACCATTATACTGACTGTCACAGTATACCTTCTGGATCTTCAGGTTTTCGAACCTTCTCCCATTCTTCTTGCCTCCTTTTGCGCCGTTCATCTAGTTCTGCCTCAGACACAAACCTCTTTTTGATAACAAGGTTACCATCATCCCCTCCATCCATAATGAAACAACcaat
This sequence is a window from Gorilla gorilla gorilla isolate KB3781 chromosome 18, NHGRI_mGorGor1-v2.1_pri, whole genome shotgun sequence. Protein-coding genes within it:
- the PSME3IP1 gene encoding PSME3-interacting protein isoform X3, which encodes MDGGDDGNLVIKKRFVSEAELDERRKRRQEEWEKVRKPEDPEECPEEVYDPRSLYERLQEQKDRKQQEYEEQFKFKNMVRGLDEDETNFLDEVSRQQELIEKQRREEELKELKEYRNNLKKVGISQENKKEVEKKLTVKPIETKNKFSQAKLLAGAVKHKSSESGNSVKRLKPDPEPDDKNQEPSSCKSLGNTSLSGPSIHCPSAAVCIGILPGLGAYSGSSDSESSSDSEGTINATGKIVSSIFRTNTFLEAP
- the PSME3IP1 gene encoding PSME3-interacting protein isoform X2, whose amino-acid sequence is MRFTMEHQIGCFIMDGGDDGNLVIKKRFVSEAELDERRKRRQEEWEKVRKPEDPEECPEEVYDPRSLYERLQEQKDRKQQEYEEQFKFKNMVRGLDEDETNFLDEVSRQQELIEKQRREEELKELKEYRNNLKKVGISQENKKEVEKKLTVKPIETKNKFSQAKLLAGAVKHKSSESGNSVKRLKPDPEPDDKNQEPSSCKSLGNTSLSGPSIHCPSAAVCIGILPGLGAYSGSSDSESSSDSEGTINATGKIVSSIFRTNTFLEAP
- the PSME3IP1 gene encoding PSME3-interacting protein isoform X1 encodes the protein MAQSSLSGSFSGYRISIGLPGRKSSADWVTSPEVGRDSIVAIGCFIMDGGDDGNLVIKKRFVSEAELDERRKRRQEEWEKVRKPEDPEECPEEVYDPRSLYERLQEQKDRKQQEYEEQFKFKNMVRGLDEDETNFLDEVSRQQELIEKQRREEELKELKEYRNNLKKVGISQENKKEVEKKLTVKPIETKNKFSQAKLLAGAVKHKSSESGNSVKRLKPDPEPDDKNQEPSSCKSLGNTSLSGPSIHCPSAAVCIGILPGLGAYSGSSDSESSSDSEGTINATGKIVSSIFRTNTFLEAP